The window ATGGAATCACTTCCCTGACTTGATGACTTTAAGTCCTTATCCCCTTTGTCTTTGTCTCCACTTCCAGAAACACTTTTACTTCCTAGGAGATGCTCTGATTCCATCTCAGATGAACCATACCATAGTCTTTTTAGCTTCTGAAAAAAACCGTCTTCCATGGAAGAATCACTCCCCACAGTAAGAGCGACTTGATTCATCACCACGGGTTTGTCATTTGACTTAACGTCTTTCGGGCTGACCAGAATGGGCTCGTGGGAAATCTCTGGTGCTTGCTCTTTGACATGCTTACCATTCTCCGTTCCGCTTTCCAGCTTCTTTCCAAGTGAgtcatctcttcttttctcagCACCAAGATCTNNNNNNNNNNNNNNNNNNNNNNNNNNNNNNNNNNNNNNNNNNNNNNNNNNNNNNNNNNNNNNNNNNNNNNNNNNNNNNNNNNNNNNNNNNNNNNNNNNNNNNNNNNNNNNNNNNNNNNNNNNNNNNNNNNNNNNNNNNNNNNNNNNNNNNNNNNNNNNNNNNNNNNNNNNNNNNNNNNNNNNNNNNNNNNNNNNNNNNNNNNNNNNNNNNNNNNNNNNNNNNNNNNNNNNNNNNNNNNNNNNNNNNNNNNNNNNNNNNNNNNNNNNNNNNNNNNNNNNNNNNNNNNNNNNNNNNNNNNNNNNNNNNNNNNNNNNNNNNNNNNNNNNNNNNNNNNNNNNNNNNNNNNNNNNNNNNNNNNNNNNNNNNNNNNNNNNNNACCAAGATCTACACTACTAATCAGTCTTGGAGATGAAGCATTAGCAGTTTCCTTCTCTTTAATATTCTGATCAACGGCAGTAGCCAAGCCAGGACTAGAATCAAGTAGTGTAGGAGAAGTCTTCTTGGCGACAGCACGAACAATAAACAAGCCGTCACTTGCTGCAGTAACCTTAACGACATCTGGCATAGATAGTAGAAACCTAGAAAACTTCTTATGTCCATAGAAATCTTTATCAATAGCCACGTTGCTCTTAGTCAGCTCAGCTCGTAGTTCTGTAATAGGCGTCCCCTTGGGACATAAACTCAATACCATACGAATCTTGTCAACAACTTCTTTCGGAATACGACGAAGATTAACAGAACTCGAATTAGTACAAGACTCGGAAACTTCTTCAATTTTCACACTAGACGACTGCTCAGTGGTGGTAGTTGCAATAGCAAAAGGGTCAAGAAGAGGAATCCTATAGTGACCATACCAAGAGTTATAAGGACCATCAGGAGGCTGATTAAAATGCTTACCAGTAACACACTCTCCTTTGATCAACGCATCCCAATCCCACATAATCGAAGCAGCACTACACAAAACACCAGGAGCTGATGACTTGCTCGCAAGCAAGATGTTGTAATTGCTCATCCTCAATCTATGCAACACACTCGCGAACTCCTTGTCGCTAGAGATAAGCAAGAGATGTGCTGGTGGTGGGTTCTGAGAAACCCAACACATAAGATCAGTAATCAGAGATCTATCAGTACTGTTCTTACCACCGTTAGGAACATGAGTGAGACTGATCCCAGTAGCGGAGAGAGCGTCTTGGCTTGATCTGGGGAGTTGTAAGACGTCACCGAAGGCAGTGATGGTGATAGGACCTTTGATTCCGCTGTTTCTGATAGCCGCTGTGATGGACTGTGCTACTTTGTAGACATTGGCTCCCACAGGCAAAGGACAGTCTTGGAAGTCCCACCAGACCGGAACCCTAACGGATCGAGACTCTTCGTCGTGCTGAGGACGTCTTGAAGTAGAATGGCTGGATCCGGATCCGGAGCTGGAGCCGGAGGTGGTGGAGTATGGAGAGGAATGAAGGTTAGTGACGAGAAAAGCGATGGCTCGATGGGGAGATTGGGttgtggaggaggaagaagagaggcgAAAGAGAAGAGATTTGGATGGTAGAGATCTCAATTTCATGGTGGGAGAAGTGATGATTACTGCTTCCGGTGAGAAAAAATggagagactttttttttagggttttaggagtgaggaagaagacgaagtgaaGTACAAAGGAAAGCACTGCTTAAACCCtagttacttatttttatttgtcgAGAACCGAATTAAATCCCAATTGAAACATTGAACCAAAATAAACCGTAATTTTCgctaaaccaaaaccaaatagtGTTGGTTTAATATTCTAATTCGATAAAGTAGTAATTAGGGATTTGAGGGAAACGTCGTTTGggaaagcagagagagagagagagagatggtgacGAAGGAGCAAGTGGAAGCTTCATTGACTTCGAAACTTAACCCTATTCATCTCGTGAGTTTTCTTCGAATTGCTTTATTCTTCTTTCGATTTAATCTCTTTGATTGCGTCTTCTTTCGAAATTTTGTTGTCTGTGCGTATATGGTTGTGTCTTTTGTTTGAAACTTTTGGGGGAAAATTTGAAACCCTGATCGCCTAAGTGAATTATCTTCAGATTAGTACACatacatgtttttgtttcttttagaaGAAGATTGGTCTGCTAAAATTGCgaaatttgagatttttgaaCTGCTCACTTGTATATCAGACTATAAACTTTAATATTTGGACCATAAAGAGGGGTAGTATGTTTTGTAGTCTTAGCCATCTTTAGGAATTAACCATCATCACTATGTGTTTTTATCTTTCTGTGTATATGTTGGAGTAGATTAGGTGTAATTTTGATACTGTGTGGTATGAACTCAGGATCTGATGATGTTGTATTAGGAACTTTGGAGCTGAGTGTTCTTATTCGAGAAGTTTTACATGTGTCaatgttttaatttgtgaatTAGAACTCGAAAACCAAATCTTAGGTTGTTTCTAGTGCAatgatatatgtatagttttcATTGCTTTACAACATGTGAAGATTGAAGTTACTCCAATATCTAtctatttctcttttcaattGTTTTAGTTCAAGAGTGTGATCTTCTTGTGGAATGTCTTACtgaacattgtttttttttttttttgtgtaccaGGAAGTCATTGACATATCTGGAGGGTAAGTACATGATTTTCCTATAATCTCATACATCTTTAATTCTCCGGCTTAGGGTGTAATCTCTTGGTACTTAAAACTTTTCATCTaaactgttttaatttttttgcagATGTGGTGCAAGTTTTGAGATAGAGGTTGTCTCTGAACAGTTTGAAGGGAAGAGATTGTTGGAGAGGCACCGTATGGTGAATGCTGCacttgaagaagaaatgaagGAGATTCATGCGCTTTCTATCAAGAAAGCTCAGACTCCACAACAATGGAAGCCATCACAAGACTCTGCAACTCCATCCAAAGACGCTTGAACTGAAACTCTGTCTTTTAAGGCTTCATGGACAAAAGAACAGATCATTACTATGTTTGATACTTTTTGGTCACATGCAAAATCTATTAGACTATTTTACTATACACAAAGACTCATCTCTTTTTGTCTATTATTAACAATACGAGCAAAAcgattagtttagttttttgaCAGACCtaataaaaccaattttttaaaagatggtGATGTTTATTGGTTAACTCAAGAAACACACTACATAAACATTAATCTAATCTACTAATAGTACAATACCACGATGGCAACATCGAGAAACGAGTTTCTGGGTATCAAGTGGTACAGGAAACTTTATTCGATCAGGTCTAGTGGGCACCTAAATTAACCTAATATTgtacaacaaaataaaagcaatgctcctgaataaataaataaaaaaaacaacctaATTTAGCCTAATCTTGTCCAACAAGTGAAAGCAAAGCTCCAAACtatgaagaaaaaattgaaaaattataaatacaaattgggaaaaccttctcttattcaaatagaaaataatttttgacaaaacaaattgtaaataaataaaaccaatatgataatttaaacaattgtttttttttttcgtatataGAAATGAGAGATTtgcttaattttatatttggtaATGGCATAGTTGTATGTATGGTGGTGATAGGATTACTAAAAAGATGAAgatagataataaaaaaaaaacagtgcaTTCTCCTCCCCACAAAATCATTGTACAAACAATTATCATCACTTACCTTCTTCCTAAGCTCCTATCGAGTCACGAGAGAGATTCTGGTGTGACAACTTGGCAATGTCGAGTAAGCTTATCCAGCCACCAACATCAATAGCAGCCTCAGGAAGAGCAATCTCAACAAGAACACCAAACGCGAAGGNNNNNNNNNNNNNNNNNNNNNNNNNNNNNNNNNNNNNNNNNNNNNNNNNNNNNNNNNNNNNNNNNNNNNNNNNNNNNNNNNNNNNNNNNNNNNNNNNNNNNNNNNNNNNNNNNNNNNNNNNNNNNNNNNNNNNNNNNNNNNNNNNNNNNNNNNNNNNNNNNNNNNNNNNNNNNNNNNNNNNNNNNNNNNNNNNNNNNNNNNNNNNNNNNNNNNNNNNNNNNNNNNNNNNNNNNNNNNNNNNNNNNNNNNNNNNNNNNNNNNNNNNNNNNNNNNNNNNNNNNNNNNNNNNNNNNNNNNNNNNNNNNNNNNNNNNNNNNNNNNNNNNNNNNNNNNNNNNNNNNNNNNNNNNNNNNNNNNNNNNNNNNNNNNNNNNNNNNNNNNNNNNNNNNNNNNNNNNNNNNNNNNNNNNNNNNNNNNNNNNNNNNNNNNNNNNNNNNNNNNNNNNNNNNNNNNNNNNNNNNNNNNNNNNNNNNNNNNNNNNNNNNNNNNNNNNNNNNNNNNNNNNNNNNNNNNNNNNNNNNNNNNNNNNNNNNNNNNNNNNNNNNNNNNNNNNNNNNNNNNNNNNNNNNNNNNNNNNNNNNNNNNNNNNNNNNNNNNNNNNNNNNNNNNNNNNNNNNNNNNNNNNNNNNNNNNNNNNNNNNNNNNNNNNNNNNNNNNNNNNNNNNNNNNNNNNNNNNNNNNNNNNNNNNNNNNNNNNNNNNNNNNNNNNNNNNNNNNNNNNNNNNNNNNNNNNNNNNNNNNNNNNNNNNNNNNNNNNNNNNNNNNNNNNNNNNNNNNNNNNNNNNNNNNNNNNNNNNNNNNNNNNNNNNNNNNNNNNNNNNNNNNNNNNNNNNNNNNNNNNNNNNNNNNNNNNNNNNNNNNNNNNNNNNNNNNNNNNNNNNNNNNNNNNNNNNNNNNNNNNNNNNNNNNNNNNNNNNNNNNNNNNNNNNNNNNNNNNNNNNNNNNNNNNNNNNNNNNNNNNNNNNNNNNNNNNNNNNNNNNNNNNNNNNNNNNNNNNNNNNNNNNNNNNNNNNNNNNNNNNNNNNNNNNNNNNNNNNNNNNNNNNNNNNNNNNNNNNNNNNNNNNNNNNNNNNNNNNNNNNNNNNNNNNNNNNNNNNNNNNNNNNNNNNNNNNNNNNNNNNNNNNNNNNNNNNNNNNNNNNNNNNNNNNNNNNNNNNNNNNNNNNNNNNNNNNNNNNNNNNNNNNNNNNNNNNNNNNNNNNNNNNNNNNNNNNNNNNNNNNNNNNNNNNNNNNNNNNNNNNNNNNNNNNNNNNNNNNNNNNNNNNNNNNNNNNNNNNNNNNNNNNNNNNNNNNNNNNNNNNNNNNNNNNNNNNNNNNNNNNNNNNNNNNNNNNNNNNNNNNNNNNNNNNNNNNNNNNNNNNNNNNNNNNNNNNNNNNNNNNNNNNNNNNNNNNNNNNNNNNNNNNNNNNNNNNNNNNNNNNNNNNNNNNNNNNNNNNNNNNNNNNNNNNNNNNNNNNNNNNNNNNNNNNNNNNNNNNNNNNNNNNNNNNNNNNNNNNNNNNNNNNNNNNNNNNNNNNNNNNNNNNNNNNNNNNNNNNNNNNNNNNNNNNNNNNNNNNNNNNNNNNNNNNNNNNNNNNNNNNNNNNNNNNNNNNNNNNNNNNNNNNNNNNNNNNNNNNNNNNNNNNNNNNNNNNNNNNNNNNNNNNNNNNNNNNNNNNNNNNNNNNNNNNNNNNNNNNNNNNNNNNNNNNNNNNNNNNNNNNNNNNNNNNNNNNNNNNNNNNNNNNNNNNNNNNNNNNNNNNNNNNNNNNNNNNNNNNNNNNNNNNNNNNNNNNNNNNNNNNNNNNNNNNNNNNNNNNNNNNNNNNNNNNNNNNNNNNNNNNNNNNNNNNNNNNNNNNNNNNNNNNNNNNNNNNNNNNNNNNNNNNNNNNNNNNNNNNNNNNNNNNNNNNNNNNNNNNNNNNNNNNNNNNNNNNNNNNNNNNNNNNNNNNNNNNNNNNNNNNNNNNNNNNNNNNNNNNNNNNNNNNNNNNNNNNNNNNNNNNNNNNNNNNNNNNNNNNNNNNNNNNNNNNNNNNNNNNNNNNNNNNNNNNNNNNNNNNNNNNNNNNNNNNNNNNNNNNNNNNNNNNNNNNNNNNNNNNNNNNNNNNNNNNNNNNNNNNNNNNNNNNNNNNNNNNNNNNNNNNNNNNNNNNNNNNNNNNNNNNNNNNNNNNNNNNNNNNNNNNNNNNNNNNNNNNNNNNNNNNNNNNNNNNNNNNNNNNNNNNNNNNNNNNNNNNNNNNNNNNNNNNNNNNNNNNNNNNNNNNNNNNNNNNNNNNNNNNNNNNNNNNNNNNNNNNNNNNNNNNNNNNNNNNNNNNNNNNNNNNNNNNNNNNNNNNNNNNNNNNNNNNNNNNNNNNNNNNNNNNNNNNNNNNNNNNNNNNNNNNNNNNNNNNNNNNNNNNNNNNNNNNNNNNNNNNNNNNNNNNNNNNNNNNNNNNNNNNNNNNNNNNNNNNNNNNNNNNNNNNNNNNNNNNNNNNNNNNNNNNNNNNNNNNNNNNNNNNNNNNNNNNNNNNNNNNNNNNNNNNNNNNNNNNNNNNNNNNNNNNNNNNNNNNNNNNNNNNNNNNNNNNNNNNNNNNNNNNNNNNNNNNNNNNNNNNNNNNNNNNNNNNNNNNNNNNNNNNNNNNNNNNNNNNNNNNNNNNNNNNNNNNNNNNNNNNNNNNNNNNNNNNNNNNNNNNNNNNNNNNNNNNNNNNNNNNNNNNNNNNNNNNNNNNNNNNNNNNNNNNNNNNNNNNNNNNNNNNNNNNNNNNNNNNNNNNNNNNNNNNNNNNNNNNNNNNNNNNNNNNNNNNNNNNNNNNNNNNNNNNNNNNNNNNNNNNNNNNNNNNNNNNNNNNNNNNNNNNNNNNNNNNNNNNNNNNNNNNNNNNNNNNNNNNNNNNNNNNNNNNNNNNNNNNNNNNNNNNNNNNNNNNNNNNNNNNNNNNNNNNNNNNNNNNNNNNNNNNNNNNNNNNNNNNNNNNNNNNNNNNNNNNNNNNNNNNNNNNNNNNNNNNNNNNNNNNNNNNNNNNNNNNNNNNNNNNNNNNNNNNNNNNNNNNNNNNNNNNNNNNNNNNNNNNNNNNNNNNNNNNNNNNNNNNNNNNNNNNNNNNNNNNNNNNNNNNNNNNNNNNNNNNNNNNNNNNNNNNNNNNNNNNNNNNNNNNNNNNNNNNNNNNNNNNNNNNNNNNNNNNNNNNNNNNNNNNNNNNNNNNNNNNNNNNNNNNNNNNNNNNNNNNNNNNNNNNNNNNNNNNNNNNNNNNNNNNNNNNNNNNNNNNNNNNNNNNNNNNNNNNNNNNNNNNNNNNNNNNNNNNNNNNNNNNNNNNNNNNNNNNNNNNNNNNNNNNNNNNNNNNNNNNNNNNNNNNNNNNNNNNNNNNNNNNNNNNNNNNNNNNNNNNNNNNNNNNNNNNNNNNNNNNNNNNNNNNNNNNNNNNNNNNNNNNNNNNNNNNNNNNNNNNNNNNNNNNNNNNNNNNNNNNNNNNNNNNNNNNNNNNNNNNNNNNNNNNNNNNNNNNNNNNNNNNNNNNNNNNNNNNNNNNNNNNNNNNNNNNNNNNNNNNNNNNNNNNNNNNNNNNNNNNNNNNNNNNNNNNNNNNNNNNNNNNNNNNNNNNNNNNNNNNNNNNNNNNNNNNNNNNNNNNNNNNNNNNNNNNNNNNNNNNNNNNNNNNNNNNNNNNNNNNNNNNNNNNNNNNNNNNNNNNNNNNNNNNNNNNNNNNNNNNNNNNNNNNNNNNNNNNNNNNNNNNNNNNNNNNNNNNNNNNNNNNNNNNNNNNNNNNNNNNNNNNNNNNNNNNNNNNNNNNNNNNNNNNNNNNNNNNNNNNNNNNNNNNNNNNNNNNNNNNNNNNNNNNNNNNNNNNNNNNNNNNNNNNNNNNNNNNNNNNNNNNNNNNNNNNNNNNNNNNNNNNNNNNNNNNNNNNNNNNNNNNNNNNNNNNNNNNNNNNNNNNNNNNNNNNNNNNNNNNNNNNNNNNNNNNNNNNNNNNNNNNNNNNNNNNNNNNNNNNNNNNNNNNNNNNNNNNNNNNNNNNNNNNNNNNNNNNNNNNNNNNNNNNNNNNNNNNNNNNNNNNNNNNNNNNNNNNNNNNNNNNNNNNNNNNNNNNNNNNNNNNNNNNNNNNNNNNNNNNNNNNNNNNNNNNNNNNNNNNNNNNNNNNNNNNNNNNNNNNNNNNNNNNNNNNNNNNNNNNNNNNNNNNNNNNNNNNNNNNNNNNNNNNNNNNNNNNNNNNNNNNNNNNNNNNNNNNNNNNNNNNNNNNNNNNNNNNNNNNNNNNNNNNNNNNNNNNNNNNNNNNNNNNNNNNNNNNNNNNNNNNNNNNNNNNNNNNNNNNNNNNNNNNNNNNNNNNNNNNNNNNNNNNNNNNNNNNNNNNNNNNNNNNNNNNNNNNNNNNNNNNNNNNNNNNNNNNNNNNNNNNNNNNNNNNNNNNNNNNNNNNNNNNNNNNNNNNNNNNNNNNNNNNNNNNNNNNNNNNNNNNNNNNNNNNNNNNNNNNNNNNNNNNNNNNNNNNNNNNNNNNNNNNNNNNNNNNNNNNNNNNNNNNNNNNNNNNNNNNNNNNNNNNNNNNNNNNNNNNNNNNNNNNNNNNNNNNNNNNNNNNNNNNNNNNNNNNNNNNNNNNNNNNNNNNNNNNNNNNNNNNNNNNNNNNNNNNNNNNNNNNNNNNNNNNNNNNNNNNNNNNNNNNNNNNNNNNNNNNNNNNNNNNNNNNNNNNNNNNNNNNNNNNNNNNNNNNNNNNNNNNNNNNNNNNNNNNNNNNNNNNNNNNNNNNNNNNNNNNNNNNNNNNNNNNNNNNNNNNNNNNNNNNNNNNNNNNNNNNNNNNNNNNNNNNNNNNNNNNNNNNNNNNNNNNNNNNNNNNNNNNNNNNNNNNNNNNNNNNNNNNNNNNNNNNNNNNNNNNNNNNNNNNNNNNNNNNNNNNNNNNNNNNNNNNNNNNNNNNNNNNNNNNNNNNNNNNNNNNNNNNNNNNNNNNNNNNNNNNNNNNNNNNNNNNNNNNNNNNNNNNNNNNNNNNNNNNNNNNNNNNNNNNNNNNNNNNNNNNNNNNNNNNNNNNNNNNNNNNNNNNNNNNNNNNNNNNNNNNNNNNNNNNNNNNNNNNNNNNNNNNNNNNNNNNNNNNNNNNNNNNNNNNNNNNNNNNNNNNNNNNNNNNNNNNNNNNNNNNNNNNNNNNNNNNNNNNNNNNNNNNNNNNNNNNNNNNNNNNNNNNNNNNNNNNNNNNNNNNNNNNNNNNNNNNNNNNNNNNNNNNNNNNNNNNNNNNNNNNNNNNNNNNNNNNNNNNNNNNNNNNNNNNNNNNNNNNNNNNNNNNNNNNNNNNNNNNNNNNNNNNNNNNNNNNNNNNNNNNNNNNNNNNNNNNNNNNNNNNNNNNNNNNNNNNNNNNNNNNNNNNNNNNNNNNNNNNNNNNNNNNNNNNNNNNNNNNNNNNNNNNNNNNNNNNNNNNNNNNNNNNNNNNNNNNNNNNNNNNNNNNNNNNNNNNNNNNNNNNNNNNNNNNNNNNNNNNNNNNNNNNNNNNNNNNNNNNNNNNNNNNNNNNNNNNNNNNNNNNNNNNNNNNNNNNNNNNNNNNNNNNNNNNNNNNNNNNNNNNNNNNNNNNNNNNNNNNNNNNNNNNNNNNNNNNNNNNNNNNNNNNNNNNNNNNNNNNNNNNNNNNNNNNNNNNNNNNNNNNNNNNNNNNNNNNNNNNNNNNNNNNNNNNNNNNNNNNNNNNNNNNNNNNNNNNNNNNNNNNNNNNNNNNNNNNNNNNNNNNNNNNNNNNNNNNNNNNNNNNNNNNNNNNNNNNNNNNNNNNNNNNNNNNNNNNNNNNNNNNNNNNNNNNNNNNNNNNNNNNNNNNNNNNNNNNNNNNNNNNNNNNNNNNNNNNNNNNNNNNNNNNNNNNNNNNNNNNNNNNNNNNNNNNNNNNNNNNNNNNNNNNNNNNNNNNNNNNNNNNNNNNNNNNNNNNNNNNNNNNNNNNNNNNNNNNNNNNNNNNNNNNNNNNNNNNNNNNNNNNNNNNNNNNNNNNNNNNNNNNNNNNNNNNNNNNNNNNNNNNNNNNNNNNNNNNNNNNNNNNNNNNNNNNNNNNNNNNNNNNNNNNNNNNNNNNNNNNNNNNNNNNNNNNNNNNNNNNNNNNNNNNNNNNNNNNNNNNNNNNNNNNNNNNNNNNNNNNNNNNNNNNNNNNNNNNNNNNNNNNNNNNNNNNNNNNNNNNNNNNNNNNNNNNNNNNNNNNNNNNNNNNNNNNNNNNNNNNNNNNNNNNNNNNNNNNNNNNNNNNNNNNNNNNNNNNNNNNNNNNNNNNNNNNNNNNNNNNNNNNNNNNNNNNNNNNNNNNNNNNNNNNNNNNNNNNNNNNNNNNNNNNNNNNNNNNNNNNNNNNNNNNNNNNNNNNNNNNNNNNNNNNNNNNNNNNNNNNNNNNNNNNNNNNNNNNNNNNNNNNNNNNNNNNNNNNNNNNNNNNNNNNNNNNNNNNNNNNNNNNNNNNNNNNNNNNNNNNNNNNNNNNNNNNNNNNNNNNNNNNNNNNNNNNNNNNNNNNNNNNNNNNNNNNNNNNNNNNNNNNNNNNNNNNNNNNNNNNNNNNNNNNNNNNNNNNNNNNNNNNNNNNNNNNNNNNNNNNNNNNNNNNNNNNNNNNNNNNNNNNNaataaataaaaaaaacaacctaATTTAGCCTAATCTTGTCCAACAAGTGAAAGCAAAGCTCCAAACtatgaagaaaaaattgaaaaattataaatacaaattgggaaaaccttctcttattcaaatagaaaataatttttgacaaaacaaattgtaaataaataaaaccaatatgataatttaaacaattgtttttttttttcgtatataGAAATGAGAGATTtgcttaattttatatttggtaATGGCATAGTTGTATGTATGGTGGTGATAGGATTACTAAAAAGATGAAgatagataataaaaaaaaaacagtgcaTTCTCCTCCCCACAAAATCATTGTACAAACAATTATCATCACTTACCTTCTTCCTAAGCTCCTATCGAGTCACGAGAGAGATTCTGGTGTGACAACTTGGCAATGTCGAGTAAGCTTATCCAGCCACCAACATCAATAGCAGCCTCAGGAAGAGCAATCTCAACAAGAACACCAAACGCGAAGGTGTTAGTTTCTTTCAGCAATCACAATGGCAAAACGATGAGTTTTAGTGACAACCCAATTCGTCTCAGACCCATGTTCATCGGCAAAGTCACAGAACAGAGCAGCTCTTGTTCCTCCACAAacgaacaacaagaagaagaagaagtaagaacaGTTTCACAGATTAAAGAAGAGCTCTACGAAGCTCTTAAAGGGATAAACAGAGGTATATTCGGAGTTAAATCGGATAACAAAGCAGAGGTCGAAGGGTTGGTGAAGCTTCTTGAATGTAGGAATCCGACGCCAAAGCCGACCGGAGAGCTAGACAAGATCGGAGGTTGTTGGAGACTCATTTACAGTACAATCACTGTGTTGGGTTCTAAAAGAACCAAATTGGGTCTTCGAGATTTCGTCTCTCTCGGTGATCTTCTTCAACAGATCGACATTGCTCAGGTACTTAGTTGAtgacgtttttttttcctaagtgtaatcatctgaatttttttgggataaacgAAGGGCAAAACGGTCCATGTGTTGAAATTTGATGTCCGGGGACTGAATCTACTCGACGGCGAGTTTAGAATCGTCGCTTCTTTCAAGATCTCATCCAAAACGGTATAGTAATTAGTTTTGGCGTTTTTGGTTTCAGAttcttcgaaaaaaaaaaaatcacgttTTTGATGGGAATTgcgtttggttgtttgttgtagAGTGTTGAGATAACTTATGAAAGCTCAACGATCAAGCCAGACCAGGTGtgtgggtgttttttttttttttattgctccTACATAATCAAATTTCTATTTATGGGAAGTTTCTTGATTTGTGACTTGCTGGAATCAGTTGATGAACATTTTCAGGAAAAACATGGATCTTCTTTTGGGGATCTTCAACCCTGAAGGATTATTTGAGATTTCgtatccttttttttggttgaaaggTAACAATatcgttttatttattatatgattatggATTCCTTGATTCTGAGAATTTTTGTAGATATTTAGATGAAGATATACAAGTAGGGAGAGATGGGAAAGGaaatgtatttgttttagaGAGAACAGAGTAAACccttaaataaatacaaaaataataaaatgttttacattCGTTTTTCAAAATCCCGTTTCCCATAAGAAGAAGTTGCTTGTTCCTCAAGAATTTTTTCAACCTTTTTCCTTTGATTTGGTTAATGTTATGTTATCTATGCCATCAGTATTTCCTCTAGCAGTGTTGCAGGGGTGCTTTggcttttttctctttttggtgggattttttttgaaacacacaaatctagattagtttttttttttctttttttttgtcttgggaATATTTGTTACAGTTTAT is drawn from Camelina sativa cultivar DH55 chromosome 8, Cs, whole genome shotgun sequence and contains these coding sequences:
- the LOC104708131 gene encoding uncharacterized protein LOC104708131 translates to MKLRSLPSKSLLFRLSSSSSTTQSPHRAIAFLVTNLHSSPYSTTSGSSSGSGSSHSTSRRPQHDEESRSVRVPVWWDFQDCPLPVGANVYKVAQSITAAIRNSGIKGPITITAFGDVLQLPRSSQDALSATGISLTHVPNGGKNSTDRSLITDLMCWVSQNPPPAHLLLISSDKEFASVLHRLRMSNYNILLASKSSAPGVLCSAASIMWDWDALIKGECVTGKHFNQPPDGPYNSWYGHYRIPLLDPFAIATTTTEQSSSVKIEEVSESCTNSSSVNLRRIPKEVVDKIRMVLSLCPKGTPITELRAELTKSNVAIDKDFYGHKKFSRFLLSMPDVVKVTAASDGLFIVRAVAKKTSPTLLDSSPGLATAVDQNIKEKETANASSPRLISSVDLGAEKRRDDSLGKKLESGTENGKHVKEQAPEISHEPILVSPKDVKSNDKPVVMNQVALTVGSDSSMEDGFFQKLKRLWYGSSEMESEHLLGSKSVSGSGDKDKGDKDLKSSSQGSDSMSQISPPFVAESVEEVKVGTDEVGSKDNDASPGFLGRLFKSFKFWGESPMSSKDSTGNQELVNVESQVHDMFAKESFWSDVESFINSPRGFAIVSHSRTREVMAKNLQEEGPSCLRQLDESSMLHLVTLLISHKKLIEEDPSSSLPFRIIKGSTPGHRHASNGLSSIFSDISKSQPQKQDGAKRGKNVAHAGVSVGSMDQKQLERYKSNAVADCQKLLKKITVEKPEGYNLIRFRKDFLEEYGYHLAVDKLGHESLQSLIQVMPGVRITSGYILPSAPSPNAKSKEDHSDFLFEELGPVSDATTNHLTNKKLPVYEPSLSDDEEDSGSEKDNQEKKKQEMMNREGKESSLLQILDSYYTNKDEEFKKEKSEERKLVSSSRKQKPPKTYSFVKDSEV
- the LOC104708132 gene encoding protein BOLA2, encoding MVTKEQVEASLTSKLNPIHLEVIDISGGCGASFEIEVVSEQFEGKRLLERHRMVNAALEEEMKEIHALSIKKAQTPQQWKPSQDSATPSKDA
- the LOC104708133 gene encoding probable plastid-lipid-associated protein 7, chloroplastic isoform X1; the protein is MSSKLIQPPTSIAASGRAISTRTPNAKVLVSFSNHNGKTMSFSDNPIRLRPMFIGKVTEQSSSCSSTNEQQEEEEVRTVSQIKEELYEALKGINRGIFGVKSDNKAEVEGLVKLLECRNPTPKPTGELDKIGGCWRLIYSTITVLGSKRTKLGLRDFVSLGDLLQQIDIAQGKTVHVLKFDVRGLNLLDGEFRIVASFKISSKTSVEITYESSTIKPDQLMNIFRKNMDLLLGIFNPEGLFEISYLDEDIQVGRDGKGNVFVLERTE
- the LOC104708133 gene encoding probable plastid-lipid-associated protein 7, chloroplastic isoform X2, with translation MSSKLIQPPTSIAASGRAISTRTPNAKVLVSFSNHNGKTMSFSDNPIRLRPMFIGKVTEQSSSCSSTNEQQEEEEVRTVSQIKEELYEALKGINRGIFGVKSDNKAEVEGLVKLLECRNPTPKPTGELDKIGGCWRLIYSTITVLGSKRTKLGLRDFVSLGDLLQQIDIAQGKTVHVLKFDVRGLNLLDGEFRIVASFKISSKTSVEITYESSTIKPDQEKHGSSFGDLQP